In Lepeophtheirus salmonis unplaced genomic scaffold, UVic_Lsal_1.4 unplaced_contig_1057_pilon, whole genome shotgun sequence, the following are encoded in one genomic region:
- the LOC121130677 gene encoding high choriolytic enzyme 2-like: protein MMIISLVLVLGVYFWSSSSSKLENPGCRIIRDKYDRQDLASKGIMFLTKESTGLIRRVPYTISNSYPPKYNKLLRKAMKAIESMSCVKWIPRTNQRNYVYISHKQSGCFANLGYDVRRGKHTLNLQMPHGRSTCMI from the exons atgatgaTCATTAGTTTAGTTTTAGTTCTGGGAGTCTATTTCTGGAGTTCCTCCTCTTCAAAGTTAGAGAATCCTGGATGTAGGATCATTCGAGACAAGTATGACCGGCAAGACCTTGCTTCAAAGGGAATTATGTTTCTGACGAAAGAAAGCACTGGCCTTATAAGGAGGGTTCCTTATACCATAAGTAACTCATATCCTCCTAAATACAATAAGCTTTTACGAAAGGCTATGAAGGCCATCGAAAGTATGTCTTGTGTCAAATGGATCCCACGAACTAATCAACGGAATTACGTATACATTAGTCACAAACAATCAGGATGCTTTGCCAACCTGGGCTACGATGTAAGAAGAGGAAAGCATACGCTCAATTTACAAATGCCTCATGGAAGATCCACTTGCATG ATTTAG